One segment of Nitrospirota bacterium DNA contains the following:
- a CDS encoding cache domain-containing protein: MFQRLIRALRQKELLTPTVLILSLLVVLSLIIIIGQFFHQSLQEEMTGQFNQQQLLLAREVAINIESFVDEVYRNLHVIARLPDIENIHRNSRVRAVAETITFSIQNEMVVTIRVVDSNGIVRYDSSFPGREGKDLSQTDYFQKSRLLPRNEKFITDLIPVPEKPDSKQFIIATPIYRQTKGEFPRRFGGVMLAVLSLDGITQKYLAPIKSGERGYAWMMDSEGTLLYHPTQPQMVGKNLYRTDKSCFACHRTFDTEKKMIEGTAETFGYYEAPRGENKLAAFYKFPIARKSWLVVVSAPYSDVIALMQKSRRIYQLLIFSIFATTIVASFATIISNKKKIKAEERAKHLENHQRLEREIEIAKNYLENIVENTRTNLMVVDKDLMVRTVNSAEAATLGRPKSHILGRRITSLFPDRLAPYQGIPFESLLQKTLTGRSFELKDYKITGLHESPLYLTMNINPILIDGKIPGILITSSNVTKRVQLEEALKLYTVELEDKVDKGTATAKKLEQQVMHSEKLAALGRLAAGVAHEIGNPLTSISGFAQLLREMATDEFSQNSLDIINTHIQRINDIVRRMSNFARAESVNVKPTQLNEVLASAMDLLRLDKRMKSTIQIAVELDPQLPRTMIDEGQMSQVFINIVLNALDAMPDGGRLAVTTRLGQDDQGREAILVGFADTGTGIPHEDLEKIFDPFYTTKESGKGTGLGLSLSYSIVKRFKGDIKVESEPGEGTVFTVVLPIETE, translated from the coding sequence ATGTTTCAACGCCTTATCAGGGCCCTCCGGCAGAAAGAGCTCCTCACACCCACGGTATTGATCCTCTCTCTTCTCGTTGTTCTTTCCCTCATCATCATCATCGGACAGTTCTTCCACCAGTCCCTGCAGGAAGAGATGACCGGGCAGTTCAACCAGCAGCAACTCCTGCTGGCCCGCGAGGTGGCGATCAACATCGAGAGCTTCGTGGACGAGGTGTACCGCAACCTCCATGTCATTGCCCGCCTTCCGGACATCGAGAACATCCACAGAAATTCCCGGGTCCGCGCCGTGGCCGAGACGATCACGTTCAGCATCCAGAACGAGATGGTCGTTACCATCCGCGTCGTCGACAGCAACGGCATCGTGCGTTACGACAGCTCCTTCCCGGGCAGGGAGGGCAAAGACCTGTCGCAGACCGACTATTTTCAGAAATCGCGCCTCCTGCCGAGGAACGAGAAGTTCATCACGGATCTGATTCCGGTCCCGGAAAAGCCGGACTCGAAGCAGTTCATCATTGCCACCCCGATCTACCGCCAGACGAAGGGAGAGTTCCCCCGGCGCTTCGGCGGCGTCATGCTCGCCGTGCTCTCCCTCGACGGGATCACCCAGAAATATCTGGCACCGATCAAGTCGGGCGAGCGCGGCTACGCCTGGATGATGGACAGCGAAGGTACCCTGCTCTATCATCCCACGCAGCCCCAGATGGTCGGCAAGAACCTCTACCGGACGGACAAGTCCTGCTTTGCCTGCCACAGAACCTTCGATACTGAAAAGAAGATGATCGAGGGGACCGCCGAGACCTTCGGCTATTATGAAGCCCCCCGCGGGGAGAACAAGCTGGCCGCCTTCTACAAGTTCCCCATTGCGAGAAAATCGTGGCTCGTGGTCGTATCCGCCCCGTACTCCGACGTGATCGCGCTGATGCAGAAAAGCCGGCGCATCTATCAGCTCCTGATCTTCTCGATCTTCGCCACCACCATCGTCGCCTCCTTCGCCACGATCATCTCGAACAAAAAGAAGATCAAGGCGGAAGAGCGGGCCAAGCACCTGGAGAACCATCAGCGGCTCGAGCGGGAGATCGAGATCGCGAAAAACTACCTCGAGAACATCGTGGAGAACACGCGGACGAACCTGATGGTCGTGGACAAGGACCTGATGGTCAGGACCGTCAACTCCGCCGAGGCCGCCACCCTGGGCAGGCCGAAGAGTCACATCCTCGGACGCCGGATCACCTCGCTGTTCCCCGACCGGCTGGCGCCCTACCAGGGCATCCCCTTTGAATCGCTCCTGCAGAAGACGCTCACCGGCAGGAGCTTCGAGCTCAAGGACTACAAAATAACGGGACTGCACGAATCCCCGCTCTACCTTACGATGAACATCAACCCGATCCTGATCGACGGGAAGATCCCGGGCATCCTGATCACGAGCAGCAACGTGACCAAGCGCGTCCAGCTCGAAGAGGCGCTCAAGCTGTATACCGTCGAGCTCGAGGACAAGGTGGACAAGGGCACGGCCACCGCGAAAAAGCTGGAGCAGCAGGTCATGCACTCCGAGAAGCTGGCGGCCCTCGGCAGGCTGGCCGCCGGCGTGGCCCACGAGATCGGCAATCCCCTCACCTCCATCTCCGGCTTCGCGCAGCTCCTGCGCGAGATGGCGACCGACGAATTCTCCCAGAACAGCCTGGACATCATCAATACACACATCCAGCGGATCAACGATATCGTGCGGCGGATGTCAAACTTCGCCCGCGCCGAATCCGTGAACGTCAAGCCGACCCAGCTGAACGAAGTGCTCGCCTCGGCCATGGACCTTCTGCGCCTGGACAAGCGCATGAAGAGCACCATCCAGATCGCGGTCGAACTGGACCCGCAGCTTCCCCGGACCATGATCGATGAAGGCCAGATGTCCCAGGTGTTCATCAACATCGTCCTGAACGCGCTGGACGCCATGCCCGACGGCGGAAGGCTGGCGGTGACCACGAGACTGGGCCAGGACGACCAGGGCAGGGAAGCGATCCTGGTCGGTTTTGCCGACACCGGTACCGGCATACCCCACGAGGACCTCGAGAAGATCTTCGACCCCTTCTACACGACGAAAGAGTCGGGCAAGGGAACGGGGCTCGGACTATCGCTCAGCTACAGCATCGTCAAGCGCTTCAAGGGCGACATCAAGGTGGAAAGCGAACCCGGTGAAGGCACTGTCTTCACCGTGGTACTTCCGATCGAAACGGAATAA